The following nucleotide sequence is from Streptomyces bathyalis.
TGCTCAAGGAACTGGGGGAGGAGCCGCCGCTTCCCCGCGGCAGCACCGTTCGTCCCATGACCGACGCGGAGTTCCCCGCCTGGCGCGAGAGCGGACTGCCCCGGCTGCTGGAGACGATGACGGAGCGGGGCATGCCCGCCGACGAGGCCGGGCGCAGAGCCGCCACGTCGTTCGAGCAACTGCTTCCCCGCGGGGCGTCGACGCCGGGTGCGGCGCTGCGCGTCCTCGTCCACGAAGGGACGGACGTCGGCAGGGTCTGGGTCGAACTCGAACGCAGCCCACGCCCCGACTGCGACGCCTACGTCTACGAGGTGGAGGTCGAGGAGGAACTGCGCGGCCACGGCCACGGCCGCACCCTGATGCTCGTCGCGGAGCGGGAAGCGCTGGCGGCCGGAGCGCACACGCTCGGACTGCACGTCCTCACCGCCAACACCCCGGCGATACGCCTGTATTCGTCACTGGGCTACCAGGTGGCCGAGCACCACTTCCGCAAGCCGCTGCTCTGACGGCCGGGGAGGATCCTCCCTGCCAGACGTGCGGACCGTGGCCCGAGAGGGTCAGGCGCCGCCGACCAGACCGTCCGCGATCTCCTCGATGCGGGCCCTCAGCCCTTCCTGGCTCTTCCCGCCGTCCAGCAGCTGCCCGCCGATGACATACGTCGGGGTGCCCTTGACCCCGAT
It contains:
- a CDS encoding GNAT family N-acetyltransferase, producing MTTTLRPTGPDQYDADGIRSRSYDICVNSRPVGLLRLTVDPRHGPVTGRVAQLVVEERERRRGRGAVAALAAEEVLRDWGCRAVEISVPVKAGAALGLAAGLGYGERSRSMLKELGEEPPLPRGSTVRPMTDAEFPAWRESGLPRLLETMTERGMPADEAGRRAATSFEQLLPRGASTPGAALRVLVHEGTDVGRVWVELERSPRPDCDAYVYEVEVEEELRGHGHGRTLMLVAEREALAAGAHTLGLHVLTANTPAIRLYSSLGYQVAEHHFRKPLL